From Fibrobacter sp. UWR4, the proteins below share one genomic window:
- a CDS encoding outer membrane beta-barrel protein, which yields MRNVVAFIFALLMPLGAWAEASSSSSSFDKLELGTRLGAGLMYVITDSEKDYYPSNGGPWGSLSFDVAYGLTENLYLHSGVGLDYRIFFVYIEALAGDVLDYDVGEEQDAYDKCEGSFYCGREHWEYNQAFLLNVPVLLQWRIPRILFLEVGVVFELLLGTIENEDDGWRDESYRNRDEESRFGVNVAMGVGHQFKSGLFIDFRVLFRVNDLIDADKFADSYFIPVQEFDGDGNVVFDFMDYSEPYGSYYKMLKFQLGIGYWF from the coding sequence ATGCGAAACGTTGTCGCATTCATATTTGCCTTGCTCATGCCGTTGGGGGCCTGGGCCGAGGCAAGCAGCTCTTCAAGTAGTTTTGACAAGTTGGAATTGGGAACTCGCCTTGGTGCAGGTCTCATGTATGTCATCACGGATTCCGAAAAGGATTATTACCCTTCCAATGGTGGCCCTTGGGGTTCGTTGTCTTTTGATGTGGCGTACGGCTTGACGGAAAATCTTTACCTGCATTCTGGAGTGGGCCTGGACTATAGGATTTTCTTTGTTTATATAGAAGCTCTTGCGGGAGATGTTCTTGATTACGATGTCGGGGAAGAGCAGGACGCTTATGACAAATGTGAAGGAAGTTTTTACTGTGGTAGAGAACATTGGGAATATAATCAAGCTTTCTTGCTGAATGTTCCCGTGCTTTTGCAGTGGAGGATTCCTCGCATTCTGTTTCTTGAAGTGGGCGTTGTATTTGAGCTGTTGCTTGGGACAATCGAAAATGAGGATGATGGGTGGAGGGATGAATCTTACCGAAATCGCGATGAGGAAAGCCGCTTTGGGGTGAATGTTGCTATGGGTGTTGGGCATCAATTTAAATCGGGCCTGTTCATTGATTTTCGTGTGCTTTTCCGCGTGAACGATTTAATTGATGCAGACAAGTTTGCGGATAGTTACTTTATCCCAGTACAAGAATTTGATGGTGATGGAAATGTTGTGTTTGATTTTATGGATTATTCCGAACCCTACGGTTCTTATTATAAAATGTTGAAGTTTCAGCTGGGTATAGGTTACTGGTTCTGA
- a CDS encoding TIGR02147 family protein, with translation MKPIVEYLDYRVYMQEFYEERKRTSAFTWREFSRLSGFASSGYLKLVCDGKTRLRKSGAESVAKAMGLTGYQVEYFCCMVEFCDARTNEEKQAAYGEMCRLADANKVRILGGEAYSYFSSWINPTLRELAPIMPGAKPLEMARMLCPSVPATDVRYSLDQMVQMGLLRRIESDGRVTYEQADVGINPVDNADHKAAINVAVRSMQKQFAHLAADALDEFDGSERNLSGITMGLDRVAYERVAKEMTKFRKKIESIVSEVKDYDRVYRINLQMFPLTRKLEEKDEK, from the coding sequence ATGAAACCCATTGTCGAATATCTTGATTATCGCGTGTATATGCAGGAGTTTTACGAAGAGCGTAAGAGAACTTCCGCTTTTACGTGGCGTGAATTTTCCAGGCTCTCCGGTTTTGCTTCGTCGGGATATTTGAAACTGGTGTGTGACGGTAAAACACGACTTCGCAAATCTGGTGCGGAAAGTGTTGCCAAAGCCATGGGGCTAACCGGATACCAGGTGGAATACTTTTGCTGCATGGTGGAATTTTGCGACGCCCGGACAAACGAAGAAAAACAAGCGGCTTATGGTGAAATGTGCCGTTTGGCAGATGCCAACAAGGTCCGTATTTTAGGTGGCGAGGCGTACTCCTATTTTTCCAGCTGGATAAATCCCACGTTGCGTGAGTTGGCTCCCATTATGCCGGGGGCAAAGCCTCTGGAAATGGCCCGCATGCTGTGCCCTTCTGTACCTGCCACCGATGTGCGCTACTCTCTGGATCAAATGGTTCAGATGGGGCTTCTGCGACGAATCGAGAGTGATGGTCGCGTAACTTACGAGCAGGCCGATGTAGGTATCAATCCTGTTGACAATGCGGATCACAAGGCTGCCATCAATGTGGCGGTTCGTTCCATGCAAAAGCAGTTCGCCCACCTGGCAGCCGATGCCCTGGATGAATTCGACGGGTCGGAACGGAACCTGTCGGGAATAACCATGGGTCTGGACCGCGTCGCCTATGAGCGTGTGGCAAAGGAAATGACAAAGTTCCGCAAGAAAATTGAATCCATCGTGTCGGAAGTCAAGGACTACGATCGGGTTTACCGAATCAATTTACAGATGTTTCCCCTGACTCGGAAATTGGAGGAGAAGGATGAGAAGTAA
- a CDS encoding DUF3990 domain-containing protein gives MLDLNQRTILYHGSFCEVSSPDLSKCAKYKDFGQGFYLTTDKEQAKSFAKISTRKAQESGVIPTQQNFGVVSSFEYIPANLRTQIFSTADADWLHCIVAHRKKGLFNSLVQDFEKYDIVGGKIANDATNITITTYMTGTFGEVGSQQADEICIRLLLPERLKDQYCFRTTIALQQLAFIKSERIWQ, from the coding sequence ATGCTTGATTTGAATCAGCGAACCATTCTGTACCACGGAAGTTTTTGCGAAGTATCTTCACCTGACTTGTCTAAGTGCGCCAAGTATAAGGATTTCGGTCAAGGTTTCTACCTTACAACAGACAAGGAACAAGCTAAATCCTTTGCAAAGATTTCTACAAGAAAAGCGCAGGAATCTGGAGTAATTCCAACCCAGCAGAATTTTGGAGTTGTGTCTTCCTTTGAATACATACCGGCCAATCTCCGAACCCAAATCTTTTCAACGGCCGATGCCGACTGGCTACATTGCATTGTCGCTCATCGAAAAAAGGGGCTTTTCAATTCCCTTGTTCAGGATTTTGAAAAATACGATATCGTTGGTGGCAAGATTGCAAACGACGCAACAAACATCACAATAACCACCTACATGACAGGGACATTTGGAGAAGTCGGTTCTCAACAGGCAGATGAAATATGCATACGCCTGTTACTCCCCGAACGATTAAAGGACCAGTACTGCTTTAGAACAACAATCGCATTACAGCAACTTGCATTTATCAAAAGCGAGCGTATATGGCAGTAA
- a CDS encoding pyridoxal phosphate-dependent aminotransferase codes for MKPLSDRTNHFTESVIRYMTRIANGCGAINLSQGFPDFDPPVELQNRLAEVAKTGPHQYALTIGARNFREAVCRKQEHFSGLHYDPEKEIVITCGSTEAMMITMMSVCNPGDKVVIFSPFYENYTADTILSGATPIYVPLDPSDFSFDPNVLEDAMKQPGVKALVLCNPSNPSGKVFTRDELKVIADLAIKYDLYVITDEVYEHIIFAPNVHTYMATLPGMRERTIECSSLSKSYSITGWRLGYVLAPEPIMERIKKVHDFTVVGASSTMQEVAVTAMNFGDEYYTELQAHYTRMKQLFTDGLRNLGFRFTEPQGTYFVMMDISEFGYDRRMAAGEFGAVSGIGMSGSGAVRPDELFCMDLAKKVGVAAVPGSSFFREPVNHLVRFHFAKKDETLIEALNRLESVRKILK; via the coding sequence ATGAAACCTCTAAGCGACCGCACGAACCATTTTACAGAATCCGTTATCCGCTACATGACCCGCATTGCCAACGGCTGCGGGGCCATCAATCTTTCCCAGGGTTTTCCGGATTTTGATCCGCCGGTGGAATTGCAGAACCGCTTGGCAGAAGTAGCGAAGACGGGACCTCATCAGTATGCGCTGACTATCGGCGCCAGGAATTTCCGTGAAGCGGTGTGCCGCAAGCAGGAACATTTCAGCGGGCTGCATTACGATCCGGAAAAGGAAATCGTCATTACCTGCGGTAGCACCGAGGCCATGATGATTACCATGATGTCGGTCTGCAATCCCGGCGACAAGGTGGTGATTTTCTCGCCCTTCTACGAGAACTATACGGCGGATACCATCTTGAGTGGGGCCACGCCCATTTACGTTCCGCTGGATCCCAGTGATTTTAGCTTTGATCCCAACGTTCTTGAAGACGCCATGAAACAGCCGGGCGTGAAGGCTCTGGTGCTTTGCAATCCTTCGAATCCCAGCGGTAAGGTTTTTACCCGCGACGAACTGAAGGTGATTGCGGATCTTGCCATCAAGTACGACTTGTACGTGATTACGGACGAAGTGTACGAACACATCATCTTTGCACCTAACGTTCACACTTATATGGCAACGCTTCCCGGCATGCGTGAACGTACCATTGAATGTTCCAGCCTCTCCAAGAGTTATTCCATTACGGGTTGGCGCTTGGGTTATGTGCTTGCTCCGGAACCTATCATGGAACGCATCAAGAAGGTTCACGACTTTACGGTGGTGGGCGCTTCTTCGACCATGCAGGAAGTGGCTGTGACCGCCATGAATTTCGGCGACGAATATTATACGGAACTTCAGGCTCATTACACCCGCATGAAGCAGTTGTTTACCGACGGTCTCCGCAATCTGGGATTCCGCTTTACTGAACCTCAGGGCACCTACTTCGTGATGATGGATATCTCCGAATTTGGTTATGACCGCCGCATGGCTGCGGGCGAGTTCGGCGCCGTTTCTGGAATTGGTATGAGCGGCTCCGGCGCGGTCCGCCCCGATGAACTTTTCTGCATGGATTTAGCGAAGAAGGTGGGCGTCGCCGCAGTGCCTGGCTCCAGCTTCTTTAGGGAACCTGTGAACCATCTGGTGCGATTCCATTTCGCCAAGAAGGACGAAACCTTGATTGAGGCGTTGAACCGACTGGAATCCGTTAGGAAGATTTTGAAGTGA
- a CDS encoding DUF3791 domain-containing protein: MSENTQIIYMQTRLVRLMSEETGVSIAAVATQFKEQGVFHYIKRMWDLFHIEGDQAVLEDIRQYLKSKGV, from the coding sequence ATGAGTGAAAACACCCAGATTATCTATATGCAGACAAGGCTCGTTCGACTTATGTCCGAAGAAACGGGAGTGTCCATTGCTGCAGTAGCAACCCAGTTCAAGGAACAGGGAGTTTTTCACTATATCAAGCGAATGTGGGACTTGTTCCATATTGAAGGCGACCAGGCGGTTCTTGAAGACATAAGGCAATACCTCAAGTCAAAGGGCGTGTAA
- a CDS encoding SDR family oxidoreductase, whose translation MKNYFDLSGQVAVVTGCSTGLGVQMAKALANQGAKIVAIARRKEMIDKVAADLAAEYGVETLAVQCDITDTAKVEAAVDEILAKFGRIDILINNAGTGAVAPAEDITDDQLNHEMNVDLGGTFKMARAVAKKAMLPAKYGRIINIASMYGLVGNKICGSAPYHAAKGAVVNLTRALAAEWSSKGINVNAICPGYFYTPLTKETLDTPFFQQNAKTMIPAERYGNEGELDTAAIFLASPASSYVTGIMVPVDGGYTCM comes from the coding sequence ATGAAGAATTATTTCGATCTCTCTGGCCAGGTCGCTGTTGTCACTGGCTGCTCTACCGGTCTCGGTGTTCAGATGGCTAAGGCTCTCGCAAACCAGGGCGCAAAGATTGTCGCCATCGCACGTCGTAAGGAAATGATCGACAAGGTCGCAGCAGACCTCGCCGCAGAATATGGCGTCGAAACTCTCGCTGTCCAGTGCGACATCACCGACACCGCTAAGGTCGAAGCCGCTGTTGACGAAATCCTCGCCAAGTTCGGCCGCATTGACATCCTGATCAACAACGCTGGTACCGGCGCTGTTGCTCCGGCAGAAGACATTACCGACGACCAGCTCAACCACGAAATGAACGTGGACCTGGGCGGCACCTTCAAGATGGCTCGCGCCGTCGCCAAGAAGGCAATGCTCCCGGCAAAGTATGGCCGTATCATCAACATTGCCTCCATGTACGGCCTTGTGGGTAACAAGATCTGCGGTTCCGCTCCGTACCATGCAGCCAAGGGTGCTGTCGTGAACCTGACCCGCGCTCTCGCCGCTGAATGGTCCAGCAAGGGCATCAATGTGAACGCAATCTGCCCGGGTTACTTCTACACCCCGCTCACCAAGGAAACTCTCGACACTCCGTTCTTCCAGCAGAATGCTAAGACTATGATCCCGGCAGAACGCTATGGAAACGAAGGCGAACTGGACACCGCTGCAATCTTCCTTGCATCTCCGGCT
- a CDS encoding FISUMP domain-containing protein yields the protein MRSNLLNKILGIVFATVLILCGCSGFTSDPPMAGSTDDSGVNLQKEFAMARQYALGSYEITEHSESSATGVISISLVQESGCVKQGETYQWVEDLNRVTQLAGGLFRYSFAGDTLTLTALNEEPDYYGNVTVLTFVGGDPGKLQGVWLQLTRSAYTMYWNFGEASIEIRVLEKENFNYMQSLFMWMFYESLEDSSMDIYADLIYDEHAVDPGRYGVAILKQDHRSETFTYKGVTYELKIDSVHSFDDHLSLTFSSGSAKCHLEYFSTLKVTSEMCKAENKDDFHYSDANPDVMTRYSRGNEEEFGKCVKQLMDLNKEKKTAWNYLNPNVDYDEMTDERDGQVYKTVKIGNQIWMAENLNYASRASSILLDSSSFCYDNVADSCAMYGRLYLWNAALEACPEGWHLPDNDEWKILLTSVASSVEDHENFWYYIGAGAKLKTTAVWESSNGVDGVGFSVLPAGAFFERNETEEIVFDNAGGLDYGSSYFWSSSPSGDNAYLARLSNKRDDVDLESVEIDGLGSSVRCVKNF from the coding sequence ATGAGAAGTAATTTGCTTAATAAAATTCTTGGGATTGTGTTTGCGACGGTCCTCATTCTTTGCGGCTGTTCCGGCTTCACGTCAGACCCTCCCATGGCAGGGTCCACAGACGATTCCGGCGTAAATCTGCAGAAGGAATTTGCCATGGCCCGCCAGTATGCCTTGGGTTCCTATGAAATAACGGAACATTCCGAATCTTCTGCGACAGGCGTTATTTCCATTAGTCTTGTTCAGGAATCGGGCTGTGTCAAGCAGGGCGAAACTTACCAGTGGGTTGAAGACTTGAATCGTGTAACACAATTAGCAGGCGGTCTGTTTCGCTATAGCTTTGCAGGCGACACTTTAACTCTTACCGCCTTGAATGAAGAACCGGATTATTATGGTAATGTTACGGTTCTTACATTCGTTGGCGGCGACCCTGGAAAACTTCAGGGAGTCTGGCTGCAATTAACTCGTTCTGCCTATACCATGTACTGGAATTTTGGCGAAGCTTCCATTGAAATCCGTGTGCTGGAAAAAGAGAACTTCAACTATATGCAATCCCTCTTTATGTGGATGTTCTATGAAAGTCTTGAAGATTCCAGTATGGATATTTATGCGGATCTCATTTACGATGAACACGCCGTTGATCCTGGTCGCTACGGAGTGGCGATTCTTAAGCAGGATCATAGAAGCGAAACCTTTACTTATAAGGGTGTGACCTATGAACTGAAAATAGATTCTGTTCATTCCTTTGATGATCACTTGTCGCTGACTTTTTCAAGCGGCTCTGCAAAATGTCACCTGGAATATTTCAGTACCTTGAAAGTGACTTCTGAAATGTGTAAGGCGGAAAATAAGGACGACTTCCATTATTCAGATGCAAATCCTGATGTGATGACCCGTTACTCTCGCGGAAACGAAGAGGAATTTGGAAAGTGCGTAAAGCAGCTGATGGATCTTAATAAAGAAAAGAAGACGGCGTGGAACTATTTAAATCCTAATGTTGACTATGATGAAATGACGGATGAACGCGATGGGCAAGTGTATAAAACTGTAAAAATCGGAAATCAAATTTGGATGGCTGAGAATCTGAATTATGCTAGCAGGGCATCTTCTATCTTGCTGGATTCGTCCAGTTTCTGCTACGATAATGTTGCGGATTCGTGCGCTATGTATGGCCGTTTGTATTTGTGGAATGCTGCTTTGGAGGCTTGTCCAGAAGGGTGGCATTTGCCGGACAATGATGAATGGAAAATTTTATTGACCTCAGTAGCATCAAGTGTAGAAGACCATGAAAATTTCTGGTACTATATCGGAGCTGGAGCAAAGTTGAAAACTACGGCGGTATGGGAGTCTAGTAATGGTGTAGATGGTGTTGGATTTTCGGTGTTACCTGCAGGCGCATTTTTTGAAAGAAATGAAACTGAAGAAATAGTGTTTGACAATGCCGGTGGTCTTGATTATGGAAGTTCGTATTTTTGGTCGTCCAGTCCAAGCGGCGATAATGCCTATTTGGCGAGATTGTCAAACAAACGTGATGATGTGGATTTAGAAAGTGTGGAAATAGATGGTCTGGGATCTTCCGTTCGCTGCGTGAAAAACTTTTAA